In one Mucilaginibacter ginsenosidivorax genomic region, the following are encoded:
- a CDS encoding glycoside hydrolase family 2 protein, whose translation MKKLNLCLAVFTAACLSANAQQSSWHLIKTKITTPWADKVDPNAPLPEYPRPQLVRGNWQNLNGLWNYAIVPRAAAEPSAYAGKILVPFAVESALSGVGKTVGKDSMLWYKTTITFNKTLKGKNVLLHFGAVDWRTEVFVNGVSAGKHEGGFDPFTFNITPYLKGGAKQEIKVSVWDPTNDGPQPRGKQVKNPEGIWYTPVTGIWQTVWLEGVAKTHIEATKQTPDIDNHTLTVSAEVSDSQPGDQLKITAWDGKTKVDEKTVDAGAAAVLDIKDEKLWSTTDPFLYDLQVVVIRKGKPVDEVKSYFAMRKISLGADANGVQRMLLNNKFVFEYGPLDQGWWPDGLYTPPTYEAMSYDIDQLKAMGFNMIRKHIKVEPARYYNYCDKTGMLLWQDMPSGDLGNHWENRPGVLDKATDQQRTPESEGYYRKEWNAIINSLYNYPCIVVWTPFNEAWGQFKTVEITEWTMKKDPSRLVNSASGGNFYDTGNIVDLHNYPHPAMPRPEIFGKTKAVVLGEFGGLGWPVDGHTWQANKNWGYQNFKNGDDLLKRYITFTDRLQELIKLGLSAAVYTQTTDVEGEVNGFMTYDRKVIKMPVELLHKENVKLYDPALVK comes from the coding sequence ATGAAAAAATTAAATTTATGCCTTGCGGTTTTTACTGCAGCCTGTTTATCGGCTAATGCGCAGCAAAGCAGCTGGCACCTTATCAAAACAAAAATCACAACACCCTGGGCCGACAAGGTTGACCCAAATGCACCCCTGCCCGAGTATCCCCGCCCACAATTGGTGCGCGGTAACTGGCAAAATTTAAACGGACTATGGAACTATGCCATAGTGCCTAGAGCAGCAGCCGAACCATCGGCTTATGCTGGTAAAATCCTGGTACCTTTTGCCGTCGAGTCTGCCCTGTCGGGCGTTGGCAAAACGGTTGGGAAGGACAGCATGTTATGGTATAAAACTACTATCACCTTCAATAAAACATTAAAAGGTAAAAATGTATTGCTACACTTTGGCGCTGTTGACTGGCGTACTGAAGTTTTTGTAAACGGTGTAAGCGCCGGTAAGCACGAAGGCGGCTTCGACCCCTTTACATTCAATATCACCCCTTATTTAAAAGGCGGTGCAAAACAAGAAATTAAAGTGAGCGTGTGGGACCCAACAAATGATGGCCCGCAACCACGCGGTAAACAGGTTAAAAATCCCGAAGGGATCTGGTATACGCCTGTAACCGGTATATGGCAAACAGTTTGGCTGGAAGGCGTTGCCAAAACGCATATTGAGGCCACCAAACAAACCCCCGATATTGATAATCACACATTAACGGTTTCGGCCGAAGTAAGCGATAGCCAGCCTGGCGACCAACTAAAAATAACTGCCTGGGATGGCAAAACCAAAGTTGACGAAAAAACAGTTGATGCAGGCGCTGCCGCTGTATTGGACATAAAGGACGAAAAATTATGGTCGACAACAGATCCGTTTCTGTACGATTTACAGGTGGTCGTTATCCGCAAAGGCAAGCCGGTTGATGAGGTAAAAAGCTATTTTGCCATGCGCAAAATTTCGCTTGGCGCCGATGCCAACGGCGTACAACGCATGTTGCTGAACAACAAGTTTGTATTTGAATACGGCCCGCTTGACCAGGGCTGGTGGCCCGATGGCTTGTATACCCCGCCAACTTACGAAGCCATGAGCTACGATATTGACCAGTTAAAGGCCATGGGCTTTAACATGATTCGTAAGCACATTAAAGTTGAACCTGCCCGCTATTATAACTATTGCGATAAAACAGGCATGTTGCTTTGGCAGGATATGCCAAGCGGCGATTTGGGTAACCATTGGGAAAACCGCCCCGGTGTGTTGGATAAAGCTACCGACCAGCAGCGTACGCCCGAATCTGAAGGCTATTACCGCAAGGAATGGAATGCCATCATCAATTCATTATACAACTACCCTTGCATTGTGGTTTGGACGCCGTTTAACGAAGCCTGGGGACAATTTAAAACGGTTGAAATTACAGAATGGACGATGAAAAAAGATCCATCGCGCCTGGTGAACAGTGCAAGCGGGGGTAACTTTTACGATACCGGAAACATAGTCGATTTACATAATTACCCGCACCCGGCAATGCCGCGCCCGGAGATTTTTGGTAAAACCAAAGCTGTTGTACTGGGCGAATTTGGCGGCCTGGGCTGGCCTGTTGACGGGCATACCTGGCAAGCCAACAAAAACTGGGGCTACCAGAACTTTAAAAATGGCGATGACCTGCTAAAACGTTACATCACCTTTACCGATAGATTGCAGGAGCTTATAAAACTTGGCCTTTCGGCAGCGGTATACACGCAAACAACCGACGTAGAGGGAGAGGTTAACGGTTTCATGACTTATGATCGTAAAGTGATTAAAATGCCTGTGGAATTGTTACACAAAGAAAACGTGAAACTTTATGATCCGGCATTGGTGAAATAA
- a CDS encoding DUF3823 domain-containing protein — translation MKIKFHHIIIALLLTATGCKKDNYAAPSATFNGRLTYKGDPVNVEYNQVPFNLYQSGFGKIAPIVGTFDQEGNYSTLLFNGNYKFTIPANQGPFMWKELSAGKRDTIAVTISGNKTMDIEVMPYYMVRNAKITAASKTVTAAFNIEKVITDANAKGIDRVNLYINKTQFVSGGDQIASTQLNGSDITSLSNISMSVGIPSLSPTQNYVFARVGIKISGVEDMVFSPLVKVSF, via the coding sequence ATGAAAATAAAATTTCATCATATCATCATAGCACTCTTGCTTACAGCTACGGGTTGTAAAAAAGATAATTATGCTGCGCCATCCGCAACATTTAACGGGAGGTTAACCTATAAGGGCGACCCTGTGAATGTGGAGTATAACCAGGTGCCTTTCAACTTATATCAATCCGGGTTCGGAAAAATAGCGCCAATAGTTGGCACGTTTGACCAGGAGGGCAATTATTCAACTTTGCTTTTCAACGGTAACTATAAATTCACTATCCCTGCAAATCAGGGCCCGTTCATGTGGAAAGAGTTATCTGCCGGCAAGCGCGATACCATAGCGGTAACTATAAGTGGTAATAAAACCATGGATATTGAGGTAATGCCATATTACATGGTACGCAATGCCAAAATAACCGCGGCGAGTAAAACAGTTACGGCTGCTTTTAATATCGAAAAAGTAATTACAGATGCCAATGCAAAGGGTATTGACAGGGTTAACCTGTATATCAATAAAACCCAGTTTGTATCGGGCGGCGACCAGATAGCTTCAACACAGCTTAACGGATCGGATATTACCAGCCTGAGTAACATCAGCATGAGTGTTGGTATCCCTTCACTGTCGCCCACGCAAAACTATGTATTTGCCAGGGTAGGTATTAAAATAAGCGGAGTCGAGGATATGGTATTCTCGCCTTTAGTGAAAGTGTCCTTCTAA